The stretch of DNA ACGTGACGGTGGGGAAATGCTGTTTGGAAGCCAGGGCCTGAGCCAGCTTGGGGCTTGCCTTGTCGAGCGGCTTGGTAATGATAAACGGCTTTGTCGGGTCGCCGAGCATCGTGCCCTCGCGACCCTGCGCTGTAACCGCTTGGGACATCCCCCAGCTCCATGACTCCACTTCAATCTGGCCTTCGAATCCCTTGGCTGTTGACTCGCCTGGAATCCCTTCGATCTTCAGATAGAAATCGACAGCGGCCGTGAACGCCATCCCGACGAACAAAGCCAGTGTCGCTAGCAAACCAACTGCTCGAAAGCCCGCCTTTTTCGTCATCCCAGCTCCTCCTCCTGCATAGAAATTAAGTCCCCGCCGTAGCCCCATCCATCCGCGTCAAACAACATATCACATTGAGGCCACTCTTTCATGCGATCAGGTCTTGCTAACCCACACGTGGCACCCACGCGACTGGGGTGACGACGATGTAAATCGAGTGGCGCTGATTCTACTGCCGCGGCAATATCAAATCAACGAAAGTCAGAGCCGGCTTGGCGCCACGCGATTCTGGGTTGCAGCCAAACAGGGAAAACCCGTCGTACCCAGGCAACCTATTGACTGCGCTGAGGCTCGTACCATTGACAGCGGTCGCGCCCAGCGACCAAGATACAAGGTTGTCGCGGTATCTCGCTGCCCACTTCGAAACCCGCCCAGCCCGGGTAGAGTCGCACCGAGAAGTGAGAACCGGGCAAAGAACTTGAGGAGTCAGCGATGAAAATTTTGGTGGCTTGTACGTTGATGGTGGCGCTCCTGATCTCGCTCTGCGGGACGGCTTTCGCCGGGGTCAGCACCAAGGAGCGTAATCGGCTTATCCGTTCCGGGCAGGTCCTGGAGGAGATGATTAACACTCCCGACAAGAACATCCCCAAGGGCATGCTCGACCACGCGAGATGTGTGGCGGTTGTGCCCTCGCTCAAAAAAGCCGGCCTCGGATTTGGTGGCCGCTACGGTCATGGCTTCGTGAGCTGTCGGAACGCTGGGACAGGCCCCTGGGGTCCGGTGTCGTCGTTCAAGATTGTCGGAGGCAGCTTTGGGCTTCAGATTGGCGGGGCAGCGGTCGATGTGGTCCTCCTGTTTGTGAACCAGCGGGGCGTGGAAAAGCTGCTCAAGAACCAGTTTGCGCTGGGTGGCGACGCCTCGGTCGCCGTCGGACCGGTCGGCCGGGCGGCGACGGCTGAAACCGATGTGCAGTTGCGCTCGGAAATCTATGCCTACTCGCGCTCTCGCGGGCTATTCGGCGGAATCTCGCTCAATGGCGCGCGCATGTACCAGGATGCCGACGTCAACCGCGACCTCTACGGCCGCGATATTACTTCGCAGGACATCCTGATTACGCCGAAGGTGGGCATTCCCGCCGAGGCGCAGCCGCTCGTCGGCGTGCTTAACAAATATTCGCCCAAAGCGCCCTACGTCAAAAAGTAGCCGCGTTCGGGGCGATGCGCCCTCACGGCACGGCTCGGGCAAGGCGATCCGCAGCCGACGAATCTCCCCTTTGAGCAACAGGGCCTGAGCCCCACCGTGGCGCCG from Candidatus Acidiferrales bacterium encodes:
- a CDS encoding lipid-binding SYLF domain-containing protein encodes the protein MKILVACTLMVALLISLCGTAFAGVSTKERNRLIRSGQVLEEMINTPDKNIPKGMLDHARCVAVVPSLKKAGLGFGGRYGHGFVSCRNAGTGPWGPVSSFKIVGGSFGLQIGGAAVDVVLLFVNQRGVEKLLKNQFALGGDASVAVGPVGRAATAETDVQLRSEIYAYSRSRGLFGGISLNGARMYQDADVNRDLYGRDITSQDILITPKVGIPAEAQPLVGVLNKYSPKAPYVKK
- a CDS encoding type VI secretion system tube protein Hcp translates to MTKKAGFRAVGLLATLALFVGMAFTAAVDFYLKIEGIPGESTAKGFEGQIEVESWSWGMSQAVTAQGREGTMLGDPTKPFIITKPLDKASPKLAQALASKQHFPTVTLTLRRAGGDQQPYMRYVLKDCFITSIKPVAGDVPMEQVSFNYSKIEWTQIRGPKGMTPRTPMER